From the genome of Populus alba chromosome 10, ASM523922v2, whole genome shotgun sequence, one region includes:
- the LOC118046119 gene encoding probable protein phosphatase 2C 42 isoform X3: MLQALMNLLSLCFRPFGQGSSSNSGTKFQSFVGISKEGKDGLLWYRDIGRYGSGEFSMAVVQANQVLEDQSQIESGPFGTFVGVYDGHGGPEAARFVCDHLFRHFQGLLCGYAPISAETQGVVTSEIVQRAFCLTEEGFTNFVSELWSTRPQMATVGSCCLVGVICQQTLFVANLGDSRVVLGKKVGNTGGIAAIQLSTEHNANLEAIRHELEDLHPNDSQIAVLKRGVWRVKGIIQVSRSIGDVYMKHARFNREPIDAKFRLPEPMDMPILSANPTILSHPLHPNDSFLVFASDGLWEHLSNEKVVDIVHSNPRAGSAKRLVKAALQEAARKRETRYSDLQKIDKKVRRHFHDDITVIVLFLNHDLISKGAVQTPPVFIRSALEH, translated from the exons ATGCTTCAGGCATTGATGAATCTGCTTTCTTTATGTTTTAGGCCATTTGGGCAAGGTAGTAGTAGTAACAGTGGTACAAAGTTTCAGTCTTTTGTTGGTATCAGCAAAGAAGGGAAAGATGGGTTGCTTTGGTATAGAGATATTGGAAGATACGGGTCTGGTGAATTTTCAATGGCTGTTGTTCAAGCTAATCAAGTACTTGAAGACCAAAGCCAGATTGAGTCTGGACCTTTTGGAACTTTTGTCGGCGTTTATGATGGTCATGGTGGACCTGAAGCTGCACGTTTTGTCTGTGATCACTTGTTCAGGCACTTTCAAGGTCT GCTTTGTGGTTATGCACCAATTTCAGCAGAGACGCAGGGTGTTGTGACAAGTGAGATCGTCCAAAGAGCTTTCTGCTTAACAGAGGAAGGGTTTACCAATTTCGTGTCCGAGTTATGGAGCACTCGTCCCCAAATGGCAACAGTTGGGTCATGCTGTCTAGTTGGAGTCATATGTCAACAGACCCTCTTTGTGGCAAACCTGGGTGATTCCCGTGTTGTGCTGGGCAAGAAAGTCGGCAACACAGGAGGTATTGCTGCAATACAATTATCAACTGAACATAATGCAAACCTTGAGGCCATCAGGCACGAACTTGAGGACTTACATCCAAATGATTCCCAGATTGCTGTCCTTAAGCGTGGAGTTTGGAGAGTGAAGGGGATTATTCAG GTTTCTAGATCCATTGGAGATGTGTATATGAAACATGCACGATTCAACAGGGAACCAATTGATGCAAAGTTCAGACTTCCTGAACCAATGGACATGCCAATCTTGAGTGCCAATCCAACTATCCTTTCACATCCTCTCCATCCGAATGATTCATTCCTTGTATTTGCATCTGATGGTCTCTGGGAACACTTGAGTAATGAAAAAGTTGTGGATATTGTCCACAGTAATCCACGAGCA GGAAGTGCCAAAAGGCTTGTCAAGGCTGCCCTACAAGAAGCAGCAAGAAAAAGAGAAACGAGATATTCAGATCTGCAGAAGATTGACAAGAAGGTTCGGAGGCACTTTCATGACGATATAACTGTAATTGTTTTATTCTTAAACCACGATCTCATATCCAAAGGCGCAGTGCAAACCCCACCAGTTTTCATCCGAAGTGCTTTGGAGCACTGA
- the LOC118046119 gene encoding probable protein phosphatase 2C 42 isoform X1 — translation MLQALMNLLSLCFRPFGQGSSSNSGTKFQSFVGISKEGKDGLLWYRDIGRYGSGEFSMAVVQANQVLEDQSQIESGPFGTFVGVYDGHGGPEAARFVCDHLFRHFQAETQGVVTSEIVQRAFCLTEEGFTNFVSELWSTRPQMATVGSCCLVGVICQQTLFVANLGDSRVVLGKKVGNTGGIAAIQLSTEHNANLEAIRHELEDLHPNDSQIAVLKRGVWRVKGIIQVSRSIGDVYMKHARFNREPIDAKFRLPEPMDMPILSANPTILSHPLHPNDSFLVFASDGLWEHLSNEKVVDIVHSNPRAGSAKRLVKAALQEAARKRETRYSDLQKIDKKVRRHFHDDITVIVLFLNHDLISKGAVQTPPVFIRSALEH, via the exons ATGCTTCAGGCATTGATGAATCTGCTTTCTTTATGTTTTAGGCCATTTGGGCAAGGTAGTAGTAGTAACAGTGGTACAAAGTTTCAGTCTTTTGTTGGTATCAGCAAAGAAGGGAAAGATGGGTTGCTTTGGTATAGAGATATTGGAAGATACGGGTCTGGTGAATTTTCAATGGCTGTTGTTCAAGCTAATCAAGTACTTGAAGACCAAAGCCAGATTGAGTCTGGACCTTTTGGAACTTTTGTCGGCGTTTATGATGGTCATGGTGGACCTGAAGCTGCACGTTTTGTCTGTGATCACTTGTTCAGGCACTTTCAAG CAGAGACGCAGGGTGTTGTGACAAGTGAGATCGTCCAAAGAGCTTTCTGCTTAACAGAGGAAGGGTTTACCAATTTCGTGTCCGAGTTATGGAGCACTCGTCCCCAAATGGCAACAGTTGGGTCATGCTGTCTAGTTGGAGTCATATGTCAACAGACCCTCTTTGTGGCAAACCTGGGTGATTCCCGTGTTGTGCTGGGCAAGAAAGTCGGCAACACAGGAGGTATTGCTGCAATACAATTATCAACTGAACATAATGCAAACCTTGAGGCCATCAGGCACGAACTTGAGGACTTACATCCAAATGATTCCCAGATTGCTGTCCTTAAGCGTGGAGTTTGGAGAGTGAAGGGGATTATTCAG GTTTCTAGATCCATTGGAGATGTGTATATGAAACATGCACGATTCAACAGGGAACCAATTGATGCAAAGTTCAGACTTCCTGAACCAATGGACATGCCAATCTTGAGTGCCAATCCAACTATCCTTTCACATCCTCTCCATCCGAATGATTCATTCCTTGTATTTGCATCTGATGGTCTCTGGGAACACTTGAGTAATGAAAAAGTTGTGGATATTGTCCACAGTAATCCACGAGCA GGAAGTGCCAAAAGGCTTGTCAAGGCTGCCCTACAAGAAGCAGCAAGAAAAAGAGAAACGAGATATTCAGATCTGCAGAAGATTGACAAGAAGGTTCGGAGGCACTTTCATGACGATATAACTGTAATTGTTTTATTCTTAAACCACGATCTCATATCCAAAGGCGCAGTGCAAACCCCACCAGTTTTCATCCGAAGTGCTTTGGAGCACTGA
- the LOC118046119 gene encoding probable protein phosphatase 2C 42 isoform X2, protein MLQALMNLLSLCFRPFGQGSSSNSGTKFQSFVGISKEGKDGLLWYRDIGRYGSGEFSMAVVQANQVLEDQSQIESGPFGTFVGVYDGHGGPEAARFVCDHLFRHFQETQGVVTSEIVQRAFCLTEEGFTNFVSELWSTRPQMATVGSCCLVGVICQQTLFVANLGDSRVVLGKKVGNTGGIAAIQLSTEHNANLEAIRHELEDLHPNDSQIAVLKRGVWRVKGIIQVSRSIGDVYMKHARFNREPIDAKFRLPEPMDMPILSANPTILSHPLHPNDSFLVFASDGLWEHLSNEKVVDIVHSNPRAGSAKRLVKAALQEAARKRETRYSDLQKIDKKVRRHFHDDITVIVLFLNHDLISKGAVQTPPVFIRSALEH, encoded by the exons ATGCTTCAGGCATTGATGAATCTGCTTTCTTTATGTTTTAGGCCATTTGGGCAAGGTAGTAGTAGTAACAGTGGTACAAAGTTTCAGTCTTTTGTTGGTATCAGCAAAGAAGGGAAAGATGGGTTGCTTTGGTATAGAGATATTGGAAGATACGGGTCTGGTGAATTTTCAATGGCTGTTGTTCAAGCTAATCAAGTACTTGAAGACCAAAGCCAGATTGAGTCTGGACCTTTTGGAACTTTTGTCGGCGTTTATGATGGTCATGGTGGACCTGAAGCTGCACGTTTTGTCTGTGATCACTTGTTCAGGCACTTTCAAG AGACGCAGGGTGTTGTGACAAGTGAGATCGTCCAAAGAGCTTTCTGCTTAACAGAGGAAGGGTTTACCAATTTCGTGTCCGAGTTATGGAGCACTCGTCCCCAAATGGCAACAGTTGGGTCATGCTGTCTAGTTGGAGTCATATGTCAACAGACCCTCTTTGTGGCAAACCTGGGTGATTCCCGTGTTGTGCTGGGCAAGAAAGTCGGCAACACAGGAGGTATTGCTGCAATACAATTATCAACTGAACATAATGCAAACCTTGAGGCCATCAGGCACGAACTTGAGGACTTACATCCAAATGATTCCCAGATTGCTGTCCTTAAGCGTGGAGTTTGGAGAGTGAAGGGGATTATTCAG GTTTCTAGATCCATTGGAGATGTGTATATGAAACATGCACGATTCAACAGGGAACCAATTGATGCAAAGTTCAGACTTCCTGAACCAATGGACATGCCAATCTTGAGTGCCAATCCAACTATCCTTTCACATCCTCTCCATCCGAATGATTCATTCCTTGTATTTGCATCTGATGGTCTCTGGGAACACTTGAGTAATGAAAAAGTTGTGGATATTGTCCACAGTAATCCACGAGCA GGAAGTGCCAAAAGGCTTGTCAAGGCTGCCCTACAAGAAGCAGCAAGAAAAAGAGAAACGAGATATTCAGATCTGCAGAAGATTGACAAGAAGGTTCGGAGGCACTTTCATGACGATATAACTGTAATTGTTTTATTCTTAAACCACGATCTCATATCCAAAGGCGCAGTGCAAACCCCACCAGTTTTCATCCGAAGTGCTTTGGAGCACTGA